A genomic segment from Comamonas terrigena NBRC 13299 encodes:
- the livG gene encoding high-affinity branched-chain amino acid ABC transporter ATP-binding protein LivG: MSHILEVKDLSMRFGGLLAVDGVQLALKPKEIFAIIGPNGAGKTTVFNCISGFYKPTTGQIALESQSIAGLGSHSVAQRGVVRTFQNVRLFKRMTALENLLVAQHRRTSASVLGGLFNTKSYRQSERDAMDRALHWLDFMGLREFANREAGNLAYGHQRRLEIARCMITEPKVLMLDEPAAGLNPQEKKDLQGLIDRLRNEYGVAVLLIEHDMGLVMGVSERIMVMEHGKPIAEGTPEEVRNNERVIKAYLGEA, translated from the coding sequence ATGAGCCATATCCTGGAAGTCAAGGACCTGAGCATGCGCTTTGGCGGCCTGCTGGCCGTCGACGGCGTGCAGCTGGCGCTCAAGCCCAAGGAAATCTTCGCCATCATCGGCCCCAACGGCGCCGGCAAGACCACGGTGTTCAACTGCATCAGCGGCTTCTACAAGCCCACCACCGGCCAGATCGCGCTGGAGAGCCAGTCGATCGCCGGCCTGGGCAGCCACAGCGTGGCCCAGCGCGGCGTGGTGCGCACCTTCCAGAACGTGCGCCTGTTCAAGCGCATGACGGCGCTGGAAAACCTGCTGGTGGCCCAGCACCGCCGCACCAGCGCCTCGGTGCTGGGCGGGCTGTTCAACACCAAGTCCTACCGCCAGAGCGAACGCGATGCCATGGACCGCGCCCTGCACTGGCTGGACTTCATGGGCCTGCGCGAGTTCGCCAACCGCGAGGCCGGCAACCTGGCCTACGGCCACCAGCGCCGCCTGGAAATCGCCCGCTGCATGATCACCGAGCCCAAGGTGCTGATGCTGGACGAGCCCGCCGCCGGCCTGAACCCGCAGGAAAAGAAAGACCTGCAGGGCCTGATCGACCGCCTGCGCAACGAGTACGGCGTGGCCGTGCTGCTGATCGAGCACGACATGGGCCTGGTCATGGGCGTGTCCGAACGCATCATGGTGATGGAACACGGCAAGCCGATTGCCGAAGGCACGCCCGAGGAGGTGCGCAACAACGAACGGGTCATCAAGGCCTATCTGGGAGAGGCATGA